One genomic region from Candidatus Thermoplasmatota archaeon encodes:
- a CDS encoding SAP domain-containing protein, with the protein MREMRKQELEAICESLGLSPRGTRADLILRILKVKGKKPKK; encoded by the coding sequence CTGCGCGAGATGCGCAAGCAGGAGCTCGAAGCCATTTGCGAGTCCCTCGGTCTAAGCCCGCGCGGCACACGGGCAGACCTCATTCTGAGGATACTGAAGGTCAAAGGGAAGAAACCCAAGAAGTGA